One Natronolimnobius sp. AArcel1 genomic region harbors:
- a CDS encoding nicotinamide-nucleotide adenylyltransferase, translating to MTRGFYIGRFQPFHNGHRSMVEQIAGEVDELILGIGSADDSHTVRNPFTAGERIMMITKALVEYDLVTYAVPIEDLERNSVWVSHVQSMSPDFDVAYSNNPLVIQLFREADIEIRQSPMFNREVLEGSEVRERMITGGDWQSLVPDAVVEVVDEIDGIERIQMISDTDTNGK from the coding sequence ATGACTCGCGGGTTCTACATCGGTCGCTTCCAACCGTTTCACAACGGCCACCGGAGTATGGTCGAGCAAATCGCGGGCGAAGTCGATGAACTGATCCTCGGCATCGGAAGCGCCGATGACTCCCATACCGTTCGCAACCCGTTTACTGCCGGCGAGCGCATCATGATGATCACCAAGGCCCTCGTTGAGTACGATCTCGTGACCTACGCCGTCCCCATCGAGGACTTAGAGCGCAACTCGGTCTGGGTGAGCCACGTCCAGAGCATGAGCCCGGATTTCGACGTTGCGTACTCGAACAACCCGCTCGTGATCCAACTCTTTCGCGAGGCCGATATCGAAATCCGCCAGTCCCCGATGTTCAACCGCGAGGTCCTCGAGGGCAGCGAGGTTCGCGAGCGGATGATCACCGGTGGCGACTGGCAGTCGCTGGTTCCGGACGCCGTCGTCGAGGTCGTCGACGAAATCGACGGCATCGAGCGCATTCAGATGATCAGCGATACGGACACCAACGGAAAGTAA
- a CDS encoding S-adenosyl-l-methionine hydroxide adenosyltransferase family protein yields the protein MITLASDFGTPYPAAMKGVLCQRTDARLIDVSHEFPRQDIRAAAFWLRETLPYFPPATHLIVVDPGVGTDRNALVLRAGEHTLVGPDNGVLRPVARQLTDGGQLEASVIDESRLERVEPTVDSARTQVAASARDDARPASNTFHGRDVFAPAAAAVHDTPLEALEDCAFLESVATEMLVDCELPTATLEEDGARATGEVLVVDDFGNVITNVPGDVLRDHERVVANGEAVPVGETFAAVSPGERLATVGSHGYVELDVNQGRGDEAFELEVGDRVILETAVSP from the coding sequence ATGATTACACTCGCCTCTGACTTCGGCACACCGTACCCCGCGGCGATGAAGGGGGTCCTCTGTCAGCGAACCGATGCTCGCTTGATCGACGTTTCTCACGAGTTCCCCCGCCAGGATATCCGCGCCGCAGCCTTCTGGCTCCGCGAAACGCTGCCGTACTTCCCGCCGGCAACCCACCTCATAGTCGTCGACCCCGGCGTCGGAACCGACCGAAACGCGCTGGTGCTCCGTGCAGGCGAGCATACCCTCGTCGGCCCCGACAACGGCGTCCTCAGGCCAGTCGCTCGGCAGCTCACGGACGGTGGCCAGCTCGAGGCGTCCGTCATCGACGAATCTCGACTCGAGCGAGTCGAACCGACTGTCGACTCGGCCCGCACCCAGGTAGCGGCCAGCGCTCGAGACGACGCGAGACCGGCGAGCAACACCTTCCACGGTCGGGACGTGTTCGCCCCCGCCGCTGCAGCCGTCCACGATACGCCACTCGAGGCGCTTGAAGACTGTGCGTTTCTCGAGTCGGTTGCCACCGAGATGCTTGTCGACTGTGAGTTACCCACGGCGACACTCGAGGAAGACGGAGCACGTGCAACTGGCGAGGTGCTGGTCGTCGATGACTTTGGCAACGTCATTACGAACGTTCCGGGCGACGTTCTCAGAGACCACGAACGAGTCGTCGCGAACGGCGAGGCAGTTCCCGTTGGCGAGACGTTCGCTGCAGTCTCACCCGGAGAGCGCCTCGCAACTGTCGGGAGCCATGGCTACGTCGAACTCGACGTCAATCAGGGTCGTGGCGACGAGGCGTTCGAACTCGAAGTCGGTGATCGAGTGATCCTCGAGACGGCGGTCAGTCCCTAA